The Pelotomaculum isophthalicicum JI region AGCTCATTTTTTGATAATCTTCTTAAAGCATCAGAGAGATTGCATGGAATATTAATCTCTCTCCACAGCCGCTGTTCCCTTTTTTCTTGTAACTGCCGGCTATAATCTTTCGCCTTTTCCAAGGCTTCTAATAATGCATTCTGTGTTATTTCATCTATTCTACTATCCATAAAACATCACACTTTCTCTTTGCGAAAATTATTTATTGTATAATAAATCGCCAGATCTCAAACTGACGGTGTAGAGTAAAGCTGTGTTCTATTTTTCTTCATCTTCCGGTAAATCGCCGAACAGTATACGCATATTTGAGACCAAATTTACAGCCGCTTGCGGATTACAAAGTTCCTGAGAAATGTAGCTTTTAATTTTTGCCAAATCATCTCTGGCTTCGGGCGAAATTTTTAGCTTATTCATCCTCGATCCCAAGTTCTGCTTCCACTTCCTCGATAGTCATCCATCCCTTTTCTTTTCCGGTCTGCTCTCCCTTGGCAAGCCGCGACATCAGCTTCAGGGAAGCCTTTAATTTTTCATATTCGTTAATATCCAAAATAGCAAATTTCCCTCTGCCATTTTTGGTTAAAAATACTGGTTCGCCTATGGAAACATCTCGCAGGAC contains the following coding sequences:
- a CDS encoding type II toxin-antitoxin system RelE/ParE family toxin, encoding MNKLKISPEARDDLAKIKSYISQELCNPQAAVNLVSNMRILFGDLPEDEEK
- a CDS encoding type II toxin-antitoxin system prevent-host-death family antitoxin, which translates into the protein MPKIKPISDLRNYNEVLRDVSIGEPVFLTKNGRGKFAILDINEYEKLKASLKLMSRLAKGEQTGKEKGWMTIEEVEAELGIEDE